The segment ATGGTGTCCGGGGCGGGGTTTTTCCTGTGCAAAGTCCTGCGCCCTTTATTTCTTGGCGTAGTCTTCCATGGGCTTGTCGTTCGGGGCAGCCCAGGCACCCTTGGTGCTGTCGCTGACGGCCAGGCCCACCTTGTTGTTCTTCGGGGGGATGGGCTGCATGAACCACTTGTCGTAGATCTTGGCCATCTCGCCGGACTGCATCATGCCCTTGAGCGTGTCGTCGGCCAGCTTCTTGAAGGCCGGATCGTCCTTGCGCAGCATGATGGCAATCGGTTCGACCGAGAGCACCTCGCCCACGATCTTGAAATCGGCCGGGTTCTTGGCATTGGCAATGTTGCCGGCCAGGATGGAGCCGTCCATCACGAAGGCGTCGGCACGGCCGGACTCGAGCAGCAGGAAGCTGTCGGCGTGGTCCTTGCCGTAGATCTCATTGAAGTTGATGCCCTGGGCGCGCTCGTTCCTGCGCAGCGTCTGCACCGAGGTGGTGCCGGTGGTGGTGGCCACGTTCTTGCCATTGAGCTGGGCAATCGAGGTCAGGCCGGAGTTGGCCTTGACCGCCATGCGCACTTCCTCCACGAAGGT is part of the Rhodoferax sp. BAB1 genome and harbors:
- a CDS encoding amino acid ABC transporter substrate-binding protein is translated as MKKHLLALAIVTTLAAGAQAQGNDTLAKVKASGSITMGVRDSSGALSYTLGDGKYAGFHVELCQRIVANVEKAVGKKLEVKYQSVTSQNRIPLTQNGTVDIECGSTTNNATRQKDVAFAVTTFVEEVRMAVKANSGLTSIAQLNGKNVATTTGTTSVQTLRRNERAQGINFNEIYGKDHADSFLLLESGRADAFVMDGSILAGNIANAKNPADFKIVGEVLSVEPIAIMLRKDDPAFKKLADDTLKGMMQSGEMAKIYDKWFMQPIPPKNNKVGLAVSDSTKGAWAAPNDKPMEDYAKK